ACACAGATGGCCTCCTCACTGGACTGTTCTCCTGAGTCATATCTGACATCTAAATGATTATGAGGCAGCACACTCTGATACTTATTGTTTCTTCTTGTTGCTATTGACATTCTTGACTTTCTTGGCTAGGGCGATAGCATCCAGGTGAAGATAGCGATTCAGGAGGACTGAACCACACGTCAGCGCTCCTGCCAATGCTCCAGCAAAACCACACAAAAATACATCCTGGCCTGTAAGCaaagttcaaaaatgaaaatgcatccAAAAATTTCAAAACAGGTAATGCCCCTTTGCCATCATTACAGTTATATATTTGCAAAATATTATCCTAATGCATGACAGTCttgcatacataaacacacacaagcaaactTAGACACACTCACCTGTGAGGAAGAGGTTCTTAATGGGAGTTTGTGGTCTGATGGTGGCATTTAGTTCCACGCTAAAGCGAGAAAGTCCATGATCAGCGCCGTAGATCTCCCCTTTAGGTGCACCAATGTAATGCTGATTTGTGATTGGAGTGCCTGCGTCCACAAATTCaatctacagagagagagagagacaaaaagaaaaaagaagcaaatCTGTGAAGAAGGGTATAAAATAAAAGGGCAGGAGAGAGATGCAGATAGGTTTGTGGAAGTTCATACCCTATCCTGGATCTTGGGAAAGATCTGAGTCACCACCTCTACAATGCTACTGATGAATGTGTCCTTCAGCTCTTTATAATCTGCACTTCTATTCTTCACTTTGTCATCCTTCCACTCTTCAAACCATGCATAGTTCGCAAAGCTAACAACAGTTATGGTTGATTTACCTGCAAGGGGAATAGCAAAAGAACACGTAAACCATACAGGACACATAAAAGTCATATTGCAATCTGATTTCAAATGATAAATAATAGAGAAAAACCGTAGACATGAGGGATTAGAGCAACTGCAATCATGGCAGGCCTATCAGCCTTCCTTCTACATTGAATGTTTGCTCCCTCTACCTGATTTTCTCTCCTGCCAGGTTGGGTCTTTGGCAGAGGGTGAGGCCACAAAAAGCAGAGGGATATTCTTAGCAGATTCTTCCCTCTTCCCCTTCATGTACCCCTCCACCCTGGtgaaagaaatagaataagaGAAGCACTAGTGTTTAAGAGGAAAATGGTTTAGAAATGCACACAATTGAACTCACAGGTCATCCAAGTTATTCTCAAGAAAGATCCAGTAATTATCCGCTTTTAGGTCCAGCTCCTCTTTCGTCCCATCCAGTCCAATGAAAATACTGAGACCACCATCTCCATTCTGCACCATACTCAGCTGTTTCTGGATCGCTGCACCATAAATATCAGACATCAGTACCAAAAAGTTGTACTTTATCAATGATGTCCTAccatcatgttttaaaaatgtctctATTGTAATTTTTAACCTTGGCGTAACGtcaggctctctctctcacctggcATGGCCTGCACGTCTTTTGGTAGGAGCTTCTGGTAGGTGTTAAAGATTCCAGCATCTGAAATCACCATTGGAGCGTGTACGTGCACCTCCTCCTGCCCCTTCATCACACTCACACCTGCATCAATGCCAACACAacagaatattcattaaaaagataGAAAACATCTTAAGCTTAGAAATGTATAATAGTCTTgtttataattaacagtaaaatgtatcattttcagtCTCATAAAATGTATAACAGATAAGGAAAGAAAATGCTGCAAGTCAGGGGCAAGAAGTTTTAGGTATTACCAATAGCCTCTTTAGTGTCATTGAGGAGTATTCGGTTGACAGGTGCCCTAACAAGCACCGCCCCTCCTGCCTTCTCAATGATCGGGATCATATGGTAGGCAATCTCACTAGCACCACCCTTCGGGTACCAGGCACCATTCAGATAATGGCACACAATCAAACTGTGCATTGAGAAGCTTGCTTCTTTGGGCATTTTACCTgttcagacacaaacacaaacatcggAACATAAACAAAAAGAACACCCTTAGGCCAGAAAAGTACAAAATTACGCGTAAGCAGATTCGAGTCAGGTTAAACATAGTTGACGTGCCTTTTTGAattacaaacctcagtactcaagaggGCAATAgtgttaccttcaaaagtctgtaccatttaactggatgtgttattattccggtaagttgctataaatatattgacttgctcagcaatattctcttttaaactgttgctctgacatgacagtcattgttttgaaagagaaaactcgcAGCAGAAACCGAAAGTTCACACTTATGtccactatagcgccccttgtggtaaCGCTGAGAATGCAAGGCGTACTTGCGTTAAGTTACAGTATGaatcaagtaggtatagctgcaggccggagatctccaaatgggggtgtcACTTCCACGCATGGTTAGGgatagggaaagggttaggttaggggctccctgtATCTTTGCTGGGGGTTGGGAGCTCCCACACCTTTCTGTAGCTCTGCCTGATGCTATATCCTTCTCGTACTATCTCATGCTATATCGATCTGACACATTCTGGAAAGCAACAACGCAAGAAATTGAGCTTACGTAGCTAGAAACATCTGCATTCACGTGGTTGCGTACAGAATGTTTCAGCCTTTAGAATCAAAAGCTGTTAAAAAGCTATAAAAAAAGTGAGAAGCTGTGAGCTATGTGCATCAGAAAATCTTATTTATAAAACCTAGGCATGAAACAACTAATATCTTCACAATTTCCAGTTTATCAGTGTGATCACTTATAAAGACCTCCACCACCTAGACAAGCCATGCAAGTGGATTATCTCACCATAGgttccaaagttgtagcaaagtACAGCTCTCAGGTCCTTATTCTGTGTAAGTTCATTCACCACATCAGTCAGGCTGCGGGATGCGTAGCGAAAGAAGGAAGAGAGACGATTAGCCAGGCCTGTGTACACCAGGAAGTTTGCGAAAGGAGTCGGGAGGAGCTTCAGCAGGATCATGAACCACCCGTTATTTCCGACATTCTGACAGAAATATTAAAAATCAGTTACATTTTCATAGTGTTATACTCTGTGAATTGATTAGGCTTATTAATGGGTGCTCTGCAAAAGTAGATAAAAAACATTGCTTCTGTTTCAGTTCTAACCAATTTATAGTGCAATTACATAATAGTCCACATCAGCAAAACAGATTCATGAACTTTAATAAACATTTGTGGTCTGAAGTGTCCCAATTCGACCTTTGGTGCTTTTGAAAAGTCACACCACTCTTGAATGAATGCATCTGACAGGGGCAATAATTGTGGGGGGAACGGACACAGCTGCTtattacataaaaacaaaaatcatctttAACCCATAAGGGCATTAAAAATGGCTACTAAAcggctaaaaaaaatatatatatttctggaatacctgattctgattcagttgtgaaatgtttttgaaTAATGACTGTTGTTCTTAGCAACACTGTATAACTGACCGCTGGACTTGTGTCCTGTTTCTCACTCTAAAAACCATATAGTaatttaaaggagtattccgggatcaatacaagttaagctcaatcgacagcatttgtggcataatgttgaaaaccacaaaaaataatttaatctcatccctccttttctttaaaaaaatcaaaaatctgggttacagtgagacacaatggaaaaGAATGGGGCCAAACACAGggtttaatttgataaaagcacttgcattaaaactttattattatgagctataaagttgtttaaatcttaatttttacagtcattttattgttttagggtttgttgacattacctggtcatggcaactaagttgtaaaattgtcaataactttacacagaaaaggtttgtaagtggtTTTATAACACTGAAATTATGTTAAtaggcatattgtttatgtcttgtggctatacttgtgaaacagtgaatattttaacatttatggattggccccattcacttctattgtgtctcactgtaacccagattttttgcttttttttttgttgcttgtttaaaaaaaaaaaaatggaggaacgagtcaaaatatttttttgtggtagtcaacattatgccacaaatgctgccagttgagcttaactttaattgaacccagaatattcctttatccccttaaactctggtccatttttgggctgccatctgcaatttttcacactcatttttaaaagctcaccattcacacacaccATTCACAAATTGCAAACAAattgtctcatttttcagagaaccccccaaataaaataaaaaaagactcaaattattcataaataatattgtatgcatTTATAATCTAatgataaacagaatttttttgatatatacagtatatatatatatatatatatatttttttcctcctaaatttgtaaacgtgtaattctggttctgttcactaaACCTctctttgaaaagtcttattttattccactaagtGGCAGTAAGtactaaataaaatatgtttttctctatcacattccatcacaatatgcagatatgaaatgtaggtggcacactaacgcattttagccctcacagatgtgctcgtccacaGACATTCAGTCAAAtcttcagttcaagcaccactctCATTATTTCATTGAGTATCTCATCCTctgtggactagaagctcaatctaagttCAATTAGAAAGTtcagatcctcccctttgcggtGATATAAAACcgcattttatcatcaatagtcgaaaacatattctgatgatttgttttgcatgccttctggatggcatattttgttctggacatctaagatataataatatattattcagccaatcaagctcacagacaagtaaacaatggcatatttagctatttggggcttaaagCAGCAGTTATCTGAGcacaaaagagacatttgtatttgatgacctTCTTTTGATGAccttcttttgaaaatcttttgaactgtggtatttgggcaacaaaaataaacaaaaacaaaaaactatacagtcacattcctgatagtgagagctttcatttgatgtatgacttgtccatttatgtgctatgtgaaggacttttatttttacataaatatttctGCACCGTTACCTCTGGGGGGTGCTAATATTCAacgtgaatgttttgaggccttattttgttattttaagaaacataaatgcagaagttcagattctaagctttcaaatgatacctcatatgcctaacttatgtatacggagacgttaacattttaagcataaacttttttaGCGATACAGCACCCCCCTTTGGACCCGCGTCCagactttcaaaaaaaaattcatgaccatgtatttatttatttagtaagtagctatgtaataagcaggataatatacatgccagtcattatcacaaaataagggTGATATGGTCAAATCCACCCATTACTAACCATCTGTCACTCACCTTCACAAGTCTCATATATTCATCAATGGCTTTTTCCTCCCCTGGGAAGCACTTTTTCAGCTCCTCCGGGAAGCGTTTTCGGCCACTGTAGATAGGGTATTTGCGTCGGTTTTCAGGGGGACCCAAGACCACATGGTCAAAGGGGTTTTCCAGCAGCTCCCACTGCAGCTGTCCATTGGTTAACTGGTCGATCATGCAGCGAAAGGGCTTGTGATCCAGCAATTCCCCAATATAGTGAATACCTAACAATTCAGATCACCACAAACCACTGAGAAGACCAATTGGAAATTAATGTATGCAGTGCTACATTTCAGATGAAATAGATTTAAATCAGTGAATAACCTgaaatgttttgatgtttttgcTTTGTACTTTTAATATGGGACTTAAGAGGCAGACTGATAAATAAACTGGACAATCACATGATTTAGATATTCCGACGTGTGCAAGTTACTTGATAACTGTGCTTTTCTTTGCCACAGCAATTCCTGATTTGGTTCCAAGCAAATGTTTGGTCAGGTTGCCTATATCAGTGGTACAGTACTTTAACCCTCTGGGTACGACATGACTGATCAAAGCTATTCAAAAAG
This portion of the Myxocyprinus asiaticus isolate MX2 ecotype Aquarium Trade chromosome 14, UBuf_Myxa_2, whole genome shotgun sequence genome encodes:
- the LOC127451696 gene encoding all-trans-retinol 13,14-reductase-like, with amino-acid sequence MWLAVVIIFLAVLAIVFKTVWGTSGPNPFDIDTREALKPIVLDRKVKNKVLKQGFLASKIPQDLDAIVVGSGIGGLAIAVLLAKVGKRVLVLEQHDRAGGCCHTFTEQGFEFDVGIHYIGELLDHKPFRCMIDQLTNGQLQWELLENPFDHVVLGPPENRRKYPIYSGRKRFPEELKKCFPGEEKAIDEYMRLVKNVGNNGWFMILLKLLPTPFANFLVYTGLANRLSSFFRYASRSLTDVVNELTQNKDLRAVLCYNFGTYGKMPKEASFSMHSLIVCHYLNGAWYPKGGASEIAYHMIPIIEKAGGAVLVRAPVNRILLNDTKEAIGVSVMKGQEEVHVHAPMVISDAGIFNTYQKLLPKDVQAMPAIQKQLSMVQNGDGGLSIFIGLDGTKEELDLKADNYWIFLENNLDDLVEGYMKGKREESAKNIPLLFVASPSAKDPTWQERKSGKSTITVVSFANYAWFEEWKDDKVKNRSADYKELKDTFISSIVEVVTQIFPKIQDRIEFVDAGTPITNQHYIGAPKGEIYGADHGLSRFSVELNATIRPQTPIKNLFLTGQDVFLCGFAGALAGALTCGSVLLNRYLHLDAIALAKKVKNVNSNKKKQ